The following coding sequences are from one Arcobacter nitrofigilis DSM 7299 window:
- a CDS encoding MotA/TolQ/ExbB proton channel family protein, with translation MIDLILNYFTNSSAITLVVLALLSVYFVLIFWLFIYKNSQLSGLITNEKKSLETLTSRDSMLSPLSGLSRCAKTSKSKPLLHACEISIIKDASEGLSWLSIVSSTSPFIGLFGTVVGILESFAKFSTQSKVGFSIIAPAISEALVATAGGIFVAIFAYTFHQILTRKVYELNTYLKAQSEILIAKA, from the coding sequence ATGATTGATCTAATTTTAAATTATTTTACAAATAGTAGTGCTATTACACTTGTTGTATTAGCCCTACTATCTGTTTATTTTGTTTTGATTTTTTGGCTTTTTATTTATAAAAATAGTCAACTATCTGGACTAATTACTAATGAAAAAAAGTCTTTAGAAACACTTACTTCTAGAGATTCAATGCTAAGTCCACTGTCTGGTTTAAGTAGATGTGCAAAAACATCTAAATCAAAACCCTTATTACATGCTTGTGAAATTTCAATTATTAAAGATGCCAGTGAAGGTTTATCTTGGTTATCTATAGTATCTTCAACTTCTCCATTTATCGGTTTATTTGGTACTGTTGTTGGAATTTTAGAGTCATTTGCAAAATTTTCAACTCAATCAAAAGTTGGATTTTCAATTATTGCTCCTGCTATTTCAGAAGCATTAGTTGCAACTGCAGGTGGAATTTTCGTAGCAATTTTTGCTTATACCTTTCATCAAATATTGACTAGAAAAGTTTATGAATTAAACACCTATTTAAAGGCTCAATCTGAAATTTTGATTGCTAAGGCATAA
- the tolB gene encoding Tol-Pal system protein TolB gives MQKVFFLLTLICINLFAVDASMEIIKKSDNLPKIEISAASDTANIEYVNKIKKLLIQDLLVSGHFEAMSSNEKISFSSNPNMLGLKNKGIDLFLNISIKESSFGGLNLNIKLFDNNLMQLILEKTISSSQLDRYPFVAHRAAIIINKHLNAPSIDWMDKFVIFSVYKDAKEANIVIGDYTLTFQKTIIKGGLNIFPKWANDKQDSFYYTSYRGSSPQLIKYNLYTRKVDYIMKSQGMIVCSDVNKDGSKLLITASPEGQPDIYLYDTKNKRKERLTNYKGIDVGAHFAENDTKIVFVSDRLNHPNIFSKKINGRGVERLVYHGKNNSSATTFDSYVVYSSRETQNEFTDNTFNLYLISLKSDFIRRLTTNGVNQFPKFSNDGESVLFIKNYQNRSNVGIIRLNYNKSFLFPLTSGKLQSIDW, from the coding sequence ATGCAAAAAGTATTTTTTTTATTAACATTAATTTGCATTAATTTATTTGCAGTTGATGCATCAATGGAGATTATTAAAAAATCTGATAATTTGCCAAAAATAGAGATATCAGCAGCAAGTGATACAGCAAATATTGAATATGTAAATAAAATAAAAAAGTTATTGATTCAAGACTTACTAGTAAGTGGTCATTTTGAAGCAATGTCAAGTAATGAAAAAATAAGTTTTTCGTCTAATCCAAATATGTTAGGTCTAAAAAATAAAGGCATTGATTTATTTTTAAATATATCAATAAAAGAGAGTAGTTTTGGTGGATTAAATTTAAACATCAAACTTTTTGATAATAATTTAATGCAATTAATTCTAGAAAAGACTATTTCTTCATCTCAATTAGATAGATATCCATTTGTTGCACATAGAGCAGCAATTATTATAAATAAGCATTTAAATGCACCATCAATTGATTGGATGGATAAATTTGTGATTTTTTCTGTATACAAAGATGCAAAAGAAGCAAATATTGTAATAGGTGATTATACTTTAACATTTCAAAAAACGATTATAAAAGGTGGGTTAAATATTTTTCCTAAATGGGCTAATGATAAACAAGATAGTTTTTATTACACTTCATATAGAGGTTCTTCTCCTCAACTTATTAAATATAATTTATACACCAGAAAAGTAGATTATATTATGAAATCACAAGGTATGATAGTTTGTTCAGATGTTAATAAAGATGGTTCAAAACTTTTAATCACAGCCTCTCCTGAAGGTCAACCTGATATATATTTGTATGATACAAAAAATAAAAGAAAAGAGAGATTGACAAACTATAAAGGAATTGATGTTGGAGCTCATTTTGCAGAAAACGATACAAAAATAGTTTTTGTATCTGATCGATTAAATCATCCAAATATATTTTCAAAAAAAATTAATGGAAGAGGAGTTGAGCGATTAGTTTATCATGGTAAAAACAACTCTTCTGCTACAACTTTCGATAGTTATGTAGTTTATAGTAGTAGAGAAACACAAAATGAATTTACTGATAATACCTTTAATTTATATCTAATCTCATTAAAAAGTGATTTTATTAGAAGACTAACAACTAATGGAGTAAATCAGTTTCCAAAATTTTCAAATGATGGAGAATCTGTTTTATTTATTAAAAATTATCAAAATAGAAGTAATGTTGGTATTATTAGATTAAATTACAACAAATCGTTTTTATTTCCGTTAACTAGTGGTAAATTACAATCAATAGATTGGTAA
- a CDS encoding OmpA family protein, which produces MKKYGLLAFMAATLLFTGCSQKTVEMENTTPTPTNSESSLNTVETTDNSGMTADNMTTDGKGNYFVVNGKKVFVESIYFGFDKFKLTEDQRKVASDNASKLKGLSGSVKIEGNCDEWGTDEYNYALGLKRAKVVKDALVSDGIASNSISIVSFGESNPVCSEKTKECWAKNRRAEYKPLP; this is translated from the coding sequence ATGAAAAAATATGGTTTATTAGCTTTTATGGCAGCTACATTACTATTTACAGGTTGTAGTCAGAAAACAGTTGAAATGGAAAACACAACTCCAACTCCAACAAATTCAGAGTCTAGTTTAAATACAGTTGAAACTACTGACAATAGTGGTATGACTGCTGATAATATGACGACTGATGGAAAAGGTAACTATTTTGTAGTTAATGGTAAAAAAGTATTTGTTGAATCAATTTATTTTGGATTTGATAAATTTAAATTAACTGAAGATCAAAGAAAAGTTGCTTCTGATAATGCTTCAAAACTAAAAGGTTTAAGTGGAAGTGTTAAAATTGAGGGTAACTGTGATGAATGGGGAACAGATGAATATAACTATGCTTTAGGTTTAAAAAGAGCAAAAGTTGTAAAAGATGCATTAGTTTCTGATGGAATTGCTTCAAATTCTATTTCAATTGTAAGTTTTGGTGAAAGTAACCCTGTTTGTTCTGAAAAAACTAAAGAGTGTTGGGCTAAAAATAGAAGAGCAGAATATAAGCCACTTCCATAA
- a CDS encoding tetratricopeptide repeat protein, with protein sequence MNKFFIIILLTSTLTYAQEVSVFGAGNLDSANPYGLTKTEKRILKNKNELGSIDTKVKTVNTTVNTLSERIDGLESIYEGDSQKLNNVVLTLNKLLNDFETNQNLTDKNTADVKELKKSIDQLNTLQKNISDENTKNLKNLKEAIEKLTNKINKIDSSYLSEKDYKKNMDQFVTIKEFEALKKSLNIKSSKKTQSNVSVKSDNAEKISSTDDNASILEEAKRLFKIDYFTKAIPMFEGLIAANYKPAESNYYLGEIWYYRKDYDKAISYFKKSALLYDKADWMPSLLLHSAISFEKTGDFKNAASFYETLMSNYPESKEAKSADKNLSKLN encoded by the coding sequence ATGAACAAATTTTTTATAATTATTTTATTAACGAGCACATTAACATATGCCCAAGAGGTATCTGTTTTTGGTGCTGGTAATTTAGATTCTGCTAATCCCTATGGACTTACAAAAACAGAAAAACGTATTTTAAAGAACAAAAATGAATTAGGTTCAATAGATACGAAAGTAAAAACAGTAAATACTACTGTTAATACTTTAAGTGAGAGAATCGATGGTTTAGAATCAATCTATGAAGGTGATTCTCAAAAATTAAACAATGTTGTTTTAACATTAAATAAACTTTTAAATGACTTTGAAACAAATCAAAATCTTACAGATAAAAATACTGCAGATGTAAAAGAATTAAAAAAATCTATAGATCAATTAAATACTTTACAAAAAAATATTTCTGATGAGAATACTAAAAATTTAAAAAATTTAAAAGAAGCTATTGAAAAATTAACTAATAAAATTAATAAAATTGATTCTAGCTATTTGTCTGAAAAAGATTATAAGAAAAATATGGATCAATTTGTAACAATAAAAGAATTTGAGGCATTGAAAAAAAGCTTAAATATCAAAAGTAGTAAAAAAACTCAATCCAATGTAAGTGTAAAAAGTGATAATGCGGAAAAGATAAGTTCTACGGATGATAATGCTTCTATTTTAGAAGAAGCAAAAAGACTTTTTAAAATTGATTATTTTACAAAAGCTATCCCAATGTTTGAAGGTTTGATTGCTGCTAATTATAAACCAGCTGAATCTAACTATTATTTGGGAGAGATTTGGTATTATAGAAAAGATTATGATAAAGCAATATCATATTTTAAAAAGTCTGCTTTGTTATATGATAAGGCTGATTGGATGCCTTCATTATTGCTTCATAGTGCGATATCATTTGAAAAAACTGGTGATTTTAAAAATGCAGCTTCTTTTTATGAGACTTTGATGAGTAATTATCCAGAGTCAAAAGAAGCAAAAAGTGCAGATAAAAATCTATCAAAATTAAATTAA
- a CDS encoding FKBP-type peptidyl-prolyl cis-trans isomerase codes for MSKVIGIEYTLKDANTGDHLDSNVGAAPLEFVSGKGQIIPGLESKLIEMAVSEEADVLVEPKDAYGELNPEAVQTLPKEQFAGIELKEGMSLYGTGEQGETVQVTVTGFNDNEVTIDYNHPMAGKTLMFSVAILSSRAATDEEIQTGVVGGMAAMGGGCCGGGSHDHGSSEGGCCSSEPKQESHGGCGCSH; via the coding sequence ATGTCAAAAGTTATAGGTATAGAATATACATTAAAAGATGCTAATACAGGAGATCATTTAGATTCAAATGTTGGTGCTGCACCATTAGAGTTCGTTTCAGGAAAAGGTCAAATAATCCCAGGATTAGAATCAAAATTAATTGAAATGGCTGTAAGTGAAGAAGCTGATGTTTTAGTTGAACCAAAAGATGCTTATGGTGAATTAAACCCAGAAGCTGTACAAACATTACCAAAAGAGCAATTTGCAGGTATTGAATTAAAAGAAGGTATGAGTCTTTATGGAACAGGTGAACAAGGTGAAACTGTTCAAGTTACAGTTACAGGTTTTAATGATAATGAAGTAACAATTGATTATAACCACCCAATGGCTGGAAAAACTTTAATGTTCTCAGTAGCTATTCTTAGCTCAAGAGCTGCAACTGATGAAGAGATTCAAACAGGTGTTGTTGGTGGAATGGCTGCTATGGGTGGCGGTTGTTGTGGTGGTGGAAGCCATGATCATGGATCATCTGAAGGTGGTTGTTGTTCAAGTGAACCTAAACAAGAATCTCATGGTGGTTGTGGTTGTAGCCACTAG
- the atpD gene encoding F0F1 ATP synthase subunit beta, translated as MKGKIVQVMGPVVDVEFDGYLPEINEAIQVTLADAKADRLILEVAAHIGDSRVRTIAMDMTEGLTRGQECIAQGGPIQVPVGEAVLGRIFNVIGDPVDEGEAIPEETPRWSIHRAAPTFEEQSTKAEMFETGIKVVDLLAPYSKGGKVGLFGGAGVGKTVIIMELIHNVAFKHSGYSVFAGVGERTREGNDLYHEMKDSNVLDKVALCYGQMSEPPGARNRIALTGLTMAEYFRDEKGLDVLMFVDNIFRFAQSGSEMSALLGRIPSAVGYQPTLASEMGKLQERITSTAKGSITSVQAVYVPADDLTDPAPASVFAHLDATTVLNRKIAEKGIYPAVDPLDSSSRILSADILGQEHYNTARGVQSVLQKYKDLQDIIAILGMDELSEEDKLVVSRARKIERFLSQPFFVAEVFTGSPGKYVELKDTITGFQGILDGKYDSIPEMAFYMVGGIDEVLAKAEKMK; from the coding sequence ATGAAAGGTAAAATTGTTCAGGTAATGGGTCCGGTAGTTGACGTAGAGTTCGACGGATACTTACCAGAAATTAATGAAGCAATTCAAGTTACATTAGCTGACGCTAAGGCTGATAGATTAATACTAGAAGTTGCTGCACATATTGGTGATAGTAGAGTTAGAACTATTGCTATGGATATGACAGAGGGATTGACAAGAGGACAAGAGTGTATTGCACAAGGTGGACCTATTCAAGTTCCAGTTGGTGAAGCAGTATTAGGAAGAATTTTCAATGTAATTGGTGATCCAGTTGATGAAGGTGAAGCAATTCCAGAAGAAACTCCAAGATGGTCAATTCATAGAGCTGCACCAACATTTGAAGAACAATCTACAAAAGCAGAGATGTTTGAAACAGGTATCAAAGTAGTTGACCTTTTAGCACCATATTCAAAAGGTGGTAAAGTTGGACTATTTGGTGGTGCTGGTGTTGGTAAAACAGTTATTATTATGGAATTAATCCATAATGTTGCATTTAAACATTCAGGATACTCAGTATTCGCAGGTGTTGGTGAAAGAACAAGAGAAGGAAATGACCTTTATCATGAGATGAAAGATTCTAATGTACTTGATAAAGTTGCTTTATGTTATGGTCAAATGTCTGAGCCTCCAGGTGCAAGAAATAGAATTGCATTAACAGGTCTTACTATGGCTGAGTATTTTAGAGATGAAAAAGGTCTTGATGTACTTATGTTCGTTGATAATATCTTTAGATTTGCACAATCAGGTTCTGAAATGTCAGCACTTTTAGGAAGAATTCCATCTGCTGTTGGATATCAACCTACACTTGCATCTGAAATGGGTAAATTACAAGAAAGAATTACTTCTACTGCTAAAGGTTCAATTACTTCTGTTCAAGCAGTATATGTACCAGCAGATGACTTAACAGATCCAGCTCCAGCTTCTGTTTTTGCTCACTTAGATGCAACTACAGTTCTTAACAGAAAAATTGCTGAAAAAGGTATCTATCCAGCGGTTGATCCATTGGATTCAAGTTCAAGAATTCTAAGTGCAGATATCTTAGGACAAGAACACTATAACACTGCTAGAGGTGTTCAATCTGTTTTACAAAAATATAAAGATTTACAAGATATTATTGCAATTCTTGGTATGGATGAATTATCAGAAGAAGATAAACTAGTAGTTTCTAGAGCAAGAAAAATCGAAAGATTCTTATCTCAACCATTCTTCGTTGCTGAAGTATTTACAGGATCTCCTGGTAAATATGTTGAGCTTAAAGATACGATTACTGGTTTCCAAGGTATCTTAGACGGTAAATATGATAGTATTCCAGAAATGGCATTCTATATGGTTGGTGGAATTGACGAAGTTCTTGCCAAAGCTGAGAAAATGAAATAA
- a CDS encoding energy transducer TonB → MFFSNSISKQNSLLIALFTYFIIIFLFFLYVKTSDVKKFDAFNKTTTIELSILLDKDSKIINKESHKEKTKTIDKVVEKSKSISAKQQNSVKSLFANVKDTNDNVIEDSVNNVVKSEVASRFKAKFEKERKSEKLSVSTLLNNVKSKASVMPSNESKNSIDPYYSKIYELLAKRWNPSLVGDDLSAKVLVIITNDGKFDYRFLKYSGNEFFDKSLTSFLNEQVNITYPEHDKGSEVKIEVIFKSER, encoded by the coding sequence ATGTTTTTTTCAAATTCTATTTCAAAGCAAAATAGTCTTCTCATTGCTTTATTCACATATTTTATTATTATATTTTTATTTTTTCTTTATGTAAAAACTTCTGATGTTAAAAAATTTGATGCTTTTAATAAAACAACTACAATTGAACTTAGTATTTTATTAGATAAAGATAGCAAAATTATAAATAAAGAGTCTCATAAAGAGAAGACCAAAACAATTGATAAAGTTGTTGAAAAATCAAAATCAATAAGTGCTAAACAACAAAATAGTGTAAAATCTCTTTTTGCAAATGTTAAAGATACTAATGATAATGTTATTGAAGATAGTGTTAATAATGTTGTTAAATCTGAAGTAGCAAGTAGATTTAAAGCAAAATTTGAAAAAGAAAGAAAAAGTGAAAAACTTTCAGTATCTACTTTATTGAATAATGTTAAATCGAAAGCCTCGGTAATGCCAAGTAATGAATCAAAAAACTCTATTGATCCTTATTATTCAAAGATTTATGAGTTATTAGCAAAAAGATGGAATCCAAGTTTAGTTGGAGATGATTTATCTGCAAAAGTACTAGTTATTATTACAAATGATGGTAAATTTGATTATAGATTTTTAAAATACTCTGGAAATGAGTTTTTTGATAAATCTTTAACCTCTTTTTTAAATGAACAAGTTAATATTACATACCCAGAACATGATAAAGGTTCTGAAGTAAAAATTGAAGTAATATTTAAATCAGAAAGGTAA
- a CDS encoding ExbD/TolR family protein, which produces MYDYNQKPDLNITPMVDIMLVLLAILMITAPVIEFEEPVNLPNGSKSRQLQDVKKISILITKDREIIIGKNKYKLKNFADSFILYANNKNKDTPIHIRADKSLIYDDVIFVLKTVKEAGFFKVSLITDG; this is translated from the coding sequence ATGTATGATTATAATCAAAAGCCTGATTTAAATATTACTCCAATGGTAGATATTATGCTAGTATTGCTAGCAATTTTAATGATTACAGCTCCTGTTATAGAGTTTGAGGAACCTGTAAATCTACCAAACGGTAGTAAATCTAGACAATTACAAGATGTAAAAAAAATATCTATTTTAATTACAAAAGATAGAGAAATTATTATTGGAAAAAATAAATACAAATTAAAAAATTTTGCTGATAGTTTTATTCTTTATGCAAATAATAAAAATAAAGATACTCCAATTCATATAAGAGCTGATAAAAGTTTAATTTATGATGATGTTATCTTTGTGCTAAAAACAGTCAAGGAAGCTGGGTTTTTTAAAGTTTCTTTAATCACAGATGGATAA
- the atpC gene encoding ATP synthase F1 subunit epsilon translates to MDTLKLSIVTPNGPIFNGDVKTVTLPGKEGEFGVLPGHSSLVSSLTVGVIVIEKENTTEAVAINWGHVNVSETSVDVLADGAVALTQGGDSDIAKAIDAAKELVNSVSDANVSIASVEAKINSFS, encoded by the coding sequence ATGGATACACTAAAATTATCAATAGTTACACCAAATGGACCAATATTTAATGGTGACGTTAAAACTGTAACTCTTCCTGGAAAAGAGGGAGAGTTTGGAGTATTACCAGGTCACTCATCATTGGTATCTTCATTAACAGTTGGTGTGATTGTAATTGAAAAAGAGAATACAACTGAGGCAGTAGCAATTAATTGGGGTCACGTTAATGTTAGTGAGACTTCAGTTGATGTTTTAGCTGATGGTGCTGTTGCACTTACTCAGGGTGGAGACTCTGATATTGCTAAAGCTATTGATGCTGCAAAAGAACTTGTTAATTCAGTTTCTGATGCTAACGTATCAATCGCATCTGTTGAAGCAAAAATCAACTCATTTAGTTAA
- the atpA gene encoding F0F1 ATP synthase subunit alpha, with the protein MGAKIQADEISSIIKERIDNFELNVDVNETGKIISYADGIAQVYGLKNVMAGEIVEFENGERGLASNLEESSVGVVVLGSGNGLREGSSCKRVGKLLETPVGEAMVGRVVNALGEPIDGKGTIETSETRFVEEKAPGIMARKSVHEPLQTGIKAIDALVPIGRGQRELIIGDRQTGKTTVAIDTILNQKGENVICIYVAIGQKSSSVASVVRTLEDSGAMEYTIVVNASAADSATLQFLAPYTGVTIGEYFRDNGKHALIVYDDLSKHAVAYREMSLILRRPPGREAYPGDVFYLHSRLLERAAKMSDERGAGSMTALPIIETQAGDVAAYIPTNVISITDGQIFLETNLFNSGIRPAINVGLSVSRVGGAAQIKATKQVAGTLKLSLAQYRELEAFAQFASDLDESTRRELELGQRMVEVLKQGVNKPLVIEKQVVIIYAGTKGYLNDIAVSDVVRFEDELHAFIEQKYSNILDEIKSKKKLDEDTEDNLKSALEEFKTVFSAK; encoded by the coding sequence ATGGGTGCAAAAATTCAAGCTGATGAAATCAGTTCGATCATCAAAGAAAGAATTGATAACTTTGAATTAAATGTAGATGTAAATGAGACTGGTAAAATTATCTCTTATGCAGATGGTATTGCTCAAGTTTACGGTCTTAAGAATGTTATGGCTGGTGAGATTGTAGAATTTGAAAATGGCGAAAGAGGATTAGCTTCTAACCTTGAAGAATCTTCAGTAGGTGTTGTTGTTTTAGGTTCTGGTAATGGATTAAGAGAAGGTTCTTCTTGTAAAAGAGTTGGAAAACTATTAGAAACACCAGTTGGTGAGGCTATGGTTGGAAGAGTTGTTAATGCATTAGGTGAACCAATTGATGGAAAAGGGACTATTGAAACAAGTGAAACAAGATTTGTTGAAGAAAAAGCTCCTGGAATCATGGCTAGAAAATCAGTTCATGAACCATTACAAACAGGTATTAAAGCAATTGATGCACTTGTTCCAATAGGAAGAGGGCAAAGAGAACTTATTATTGGAGATAGACAAACTGGTAAAACAACTGTTGCTATTGATACAATTCTTAACCAAAAAGGTGAAAATGTAATTTGTATTTATGTTGCAATTGGTCAAAAATCATCTTCAGTAGCTTCTGTTGTTAGAACATTAGAAGACTCTGGTGCAATGGAATATACAATTGTTGTTAATGCTTCAGCTGCAGATTCAGCTACATTACAATTCTTAGCTCCATATACAGGTGTTACAATTGGTGAGTACTTTAGAGATAATGGTAAACATGCATTAATCGTTTATGATGATTTATCAAAACATGCAGTTGCATATAGAGAAATGTCATTAATCTTAAGAAGACCTCCAGGTCGAGAAGCTTATCCAGGGGATGTATTTTACCTTCACTCAAGACTACTTGAGAGAGCTGCTAAAATGTCAGATGAAAGAGGAGCTGGTTCAATGACCGCTTTACCTATTATCGAAACACAAGCTGGAGACGTTGCTGCATATATTCCAACAAATGTTATTTCTATTACAGATGGTCAAATCTTCCTAGAAACTAACCTTTTCAACTCAGGAATCAGACCTGCAATTAATGTAGGGCTTTCAGTATCAAGAGTTGGTGGAGCAGCACAAATTAAAGCTACTAAGCAAGTTGCTGGTACTTTAAAATTATCACTTGCACAATATAGAGAACTTGAAGCATTTGCTCAATTCGCATCTGATCTTGATGAAAGTACAAGAAGAGAACTTGAACTTGGTCAAAGAATGGTAGAAGTATTAAAACAAGGTGTTAATAAACCTTTAGTTATTGAAAAACAAGTTGTTATTATTTATGCTGGAACTAAAGGATATTTAAATGATATCGCAGTTTCTGATGTTGTTAGATTTGAAGATGAATTACATGCATTTATTGAGCAAAAATACTCAAATATTTTAGATGAAATTAAATCTAAGAAAAAATTAGACGAAGATACTGAAGATAATTTAAAATCTGCGTTAGAAGAGTTTAAAACTGTTTTTAGTGCAAAATAA
- the atpG gene encoding ATP synthase F1 subunit gamma produces the protein MANLKEIKLKIGSVKNTQKTTKAMKLVSSAKLTRTRQLSDQAKSYAEKINQVLSEIAHRVGKVQDDGMHNRAFIQNENPKTVDIVFVTADKGLCGGFNMATIKAVMHMMNEYRAKGVTVRLRVAGRKGVDYFTFQGETLSQKVSDLSSTPDYNRASDFIQEVVTDFQNGVTDKVVLIYNGFLNMLTQELKIKEILPISLENVELKDESSMLNIEPDDDEEVLNELTEKYIQFNMYFSLLDSLAAEHSARMQAMEAATKNAKEKVDSLTVEYNKARQAAITTELIEIISGVEALK, from the coding sequence ATGGCTAACTTAAAAGAGATTAAATTAAAAATTGGTAGTGTTAAAAATACTCAGAAGACTACAAAAGCTATGAAGCTTGTATCTTCTGCAAAACTTACGCGTACTAGACAATTGTCTGATCAAGCCAAAAGTTATGCAGAGAAGATTAATCAAGTTCTTTCTGAGATTGCACACAGAGTTGGCAAAGTTCAAGATGATGGAATGCACAATAGAGCATTTATTCAAAATGAAAATCCAAAAACAGTAGATATTGTTTTTGTTACTGCTGACAAAGGTCTTTGTGGTGGATTCAACATGGCTACGATTAAAGCTGTAATGCACATGATGAATGAATACAGAGCAAAAGGTGTAACTGTAAGATTAAGAGTTGCTGGAAGAAAAGGCGTTGATTATTTTACTTTCCAAGGTGAAACATTAAGCCAAAAAGTTAGTGACTTATCTTCTACACCTGATTATAATAGAGCTTCTGATTTTATTCAAGAAGTTGTAACTGATTTTCAAAATGGAGTTACTGATAAAGTAGTTCTAATTTATAATGGATTTCTTAATATGTTAACTCAAGAGTTAAAAATTAAAGAAATCTTACCAATCAGTTTAGAAAATGTTGAGTTAAAAGATGAATCATCTATGCTTAATATTGAGCCAGATGATGATGAAGAAGTGTTAAATGAATTAACTGAGAAATATATTCAATTTAATATGTATTTCTCTTTACTTGATTCTTTAGCTGCTGAACATAGTGCAAGAATGCAAGCTATGGAAGCTGCAACTAAGAATGCAAAAGAAAAAGTTGATAGTTTAACAGTTGAGTATAATAAAGCTAGACAAGCTGCAATTACAACAGAGCTGATAGAGATTATCAGTGGTGTTGAAGCATTAAAATAA